One segment of Micromonospora parathelypteridis DNA contains the following:
- a CDS encoding type II toxin-antitoxin system RelE/ParE family toxin — MELEPEVRDWLEELPTADFARAAFYIDLLAGRGVLLGEPHSRQLDGKLRELRFYLERDAVRVTYWIASDRRIILLTVFRKTRMREDREVERARRAFERCVAERHIVNEGAER; from the coding sequence GTGGAGCTGGAACCAGAGGTCCGAGACTGGCTGGAGGAACTACCAACCGCCGACTTCGCCCGAGCGGCGTTCTACATCGATCTCTTGGCTGGCCGAGGCGTGCTGCTCGGAGAGCCACACAGCAGACAACTCGACGGCAAGTTGCGGGAGTTGCGTTTTTATCTAGAGCGCGACGCAGTTCGCGTGACGTACTGGATAGCCTCCGACCGGAGGATCATCCTGCTCACGGTGTTCCGCAAGACGCGGATGCGGGAGGACCGGGAAGTCGAGCGGGCTCGCCGCGCATTTGAGCGGTGCGTAGCGGAGCGGCACATTGTGAACGAGGGGGCAGAGCGATGA
- a CDS encoding helix-turn-helix domain-containing protein translates to MSDRLDWNDLRERRMAEPGAAETYEASRIAFELGQEVRHLREGHGWSQSQLARAAGMTQSAVARFEAGGTVPTLPVLERLARALDRRLDVRFTPNADAA, encoded by the coding sequence ATGAGTGATCGCCTGGACTGGAACGACCTGCGTGAGCGCCGGATGGCGGAGCCAGGGGCCGCCGAGACCTACGAGGCCAGCCGGATCGCCTTCGAGCTTGGTCAGGAGGTGCGCCACCTGCGAGAGGGGCACGGCTGGAGTCAGAGCCAGTTGGCGCGCGCCGCCGGCATGACTCAGTCCGCGGTTGCCCGCTTCGAGGCAGGTGGGACCGTGCCGACCCTGCCGGTTTTGGAGCGCCTCGCTCGCGCCCTCGACAGGAGGCTGGACGTCAGGTTCACGCCGAACGCCGACGCGGCCTGA